In a genomic window of Sphingomonas lutea:
- a CDS encoding efflux RND transporter periplasmic adaptor subunit yields MNRETSIRTSDTLVVTDNSRRKRRMVIVAAVLIALLAIGMLMFMRGGEEAAPGAAAAGGGQVPTVTVVVPGRSQVGRTIVASGPLAARRDQPIGIAGGGGKVVRVLVDAGSWVRAGQVLAIVDRSVQSQQAAQLAAQIDAARANAALAQNNYERALALQSRGFVSKAEIDSKRATRDAANAQVRVAQAQLAATRAEIGRLNVTAPTSGLILSRSIEAGQVVGAGSGALFRLAEGGAMELRAQMSQQDLAFVRVGMPASVTLIGSDQAISGSVWQVAPVIDPQTRLGDVRIAIPYAPGIRPGGFAEARISGGATTAPLLPQSAVLSDSKGNYVYIVNGKNEIERRSIKIGTVDGNGVTIAEGLSGTEAVVLSAGPFLNPGQKVNPRRQAAAR; encoded by the coding sequence ATGAACCGGGAAACTTCGATCCGTACTTCAGATACTCTCGTGGTGACCGACAATTCCCGCCGGAAGCGCAGGATGGTCATCGTCGCCGCGGTTCTGATCGCGTTGCTTGCGATCGGTATGCTGATGTTCATGCGCGGCGGTGAGGAGGCGGCGCCGGGCGCCGCAGCAGCCGGCGGCGGGCAGGTCCCGACCGTGACCGTCGTCGTTCCCGGGCGCAGCCAGGTCGGGCGCACGATCGTCGCCAGCGGCCCGCTTGCGGCGCGGCGCGATCAGCCGATCGGCATTGCCGGCGGTGGTGGCAAGGTTGTCCGCGTCCTTGTCGATGCCGGCAGCTGGGTGCGCGCAGGCCAGGTGCTCGCGATTGTCGACCGTTCGGTACAGTCGCAGCAGGCGGCGCAACTGGCCGCGCAGATTGACGCCGCCCGCGCCAATGCCGCACTGGCGCAGAATAATTACGAGCGCGCGCTGGCGCTCCAGTCGCGCGGTTTCGTGTCCAAGGCCGAAATCGATTCGAAGAGGGCGACCCGGGACGCGGCCAATGCGCAGGTACGCGTGGCCCAGGCGCAGCTCGCAGCGACCCGCGCCGAGATCGGACGACTCAACGTCACGGCGCCGACCAGCGGCTTGATCCTGTCGCGCAGCATCGAAGCCGGTCAGGTGGTCGGCGCGGGCTCCGGCGCACTGTTCCGGCTGGCCGAAGGCGGCGCGATGGAGCTGCGCGCGCAGATGTCGCAGCAGGATCTGGCCTTCGTCCGCGTCGGCATGCCCGCCAGCGTCACGCTGATCGGGTCCGATCAAGCGATCTCGGGCTCGGTCTGGCAGGTCGCCCCGGTGATCGATCCGCAGACGCGCCTGGGCGACGTACGCATCGCCATCCCATATGCGCCAGGCATCCGTCCCGGCGGCTTTGCCGAAGCGCGCATCTCGGGCGGCGCGACGACGGCACCGCTTCTGCCGCAAAGCGCCGTGCTCAGCGATTCCAAGGGCAATTACGTCTACATCGTGAACGGCAAGAACGAGATCGAGCGGCGCTCGATCAAGATCGGGACGGTCGACGGAAACGGCGTGACCATCGCGGAAGGCCTGTCGGGCACCGAGGCGGTGGTCCTTTCCGCCGGCCCGTTCCTCAACCCGGGGCAAAAGGTCAATCCGCGGCGACAGGCGGCCGCGCGCTGA
- a CDS encoding YybH family protein, whose product MIQPVLIALALMAAPAADPAEQDRAAILATIERMEAAWNRGDFPGYMSGFKKPDAVFVSGGRFLDGWQGRLDQYVRDYGGGPERRGTLKFYDMTVELLAPDAAMLVGKYRMDRPGRVTHGINTRLFRKMGGRWLITMNHVSAYDEPTSARSERGAR is encoded by the coding sequence ATGATCCAGCCGGTCCTTATCGCCCTGGCACTGATGGCGGCCCCCGCTGCAGATCCTGCCGAGCAGGACCGCGCGGCCATCCTTGCCACGATCGAACGCATGGAGGCAGCGTGGAATCGCGGCGACTTTCCCGGCTACATGTCCGGCTTCAAGAAGCCCGACGCGGTCTTCGTTTCGGGCGGGCGGTTCCTCGACGGCTGGCAGGGCCGCCTCGACCAATATGTGCGCGATTATGGCGGCGGGCCCGAGCGTCGCGGCACGCTGAAATTCTACGACATGACGGTCGAGCTTCTAGCGCCGGATGCGGCGATGCTGGTCGGCAAATATCGCATGGATCGGCCGGGCCGGGTGACCCACGGGATCAACACCCGCCTGTTCCGCAAGATGGGAGGACGGTGGCTCATCACCATGAACCACGTGTCCGCCTACGACGAACCGACTAGCGCGCGGTCCGAACGAGGAGCGCGCTGA
- a CDS encoding SIMPL domain-containing protein: protein MTRVLLAAAAAALGALALTSGANAQPTAAIAQSISGTRLDVSATGDATRVPDIANINAGVVTRAASARAALAQNAARMERVRAALKRAGIADRDIQTSNISLNPEYRYVQDRAPTLTGYTASNQVNVRFRDIAKTGDILDALVAEGANQINGPTLSIDEPEGALNEARTKALAAGRARAELYARALNMRVVRLLSVSESGNRGFQPPVPVMMEARAASSDASTKIDPGEQKLSITLGMVFELQ, encoded by the coding sequence ATGACACGTGTTTTGCTGGCGGCGGCGGCGGCGGCGCTTGGTGCGCTCGCGCTCACAAGCGGGGCGAACGCACAGCCGACCGCGGCGATCGCGCAGAGCATCAGCGGAACACGCCTCGACGTCAGCGCGACCGGCGATGCGACGCGGGTTCCCGATATCGCCAATATCAACGCCGGCGTGGTGACCCGCGCGGCCAGCGCGCGTGCCGCGCTGGCGCAGAACGCTGCGCGCATGGAGCGCGTGCGTGCCGCCTTGAAGCGCGCCGGAATCGCCGACCGCGACATCCAGACGAGCAACATCAGCCTCAACCCCGAATATCGCTACGTCCAGGACCGTGCGCCGACGCTGACCGGCTACACTGCGTCCAACCAGGTCAATGTGCGCTTCCGCGACATCGCCAAGACCGGCGACATCCTCGATGCCTTGGTCGCCGAGGGCGCCAACCAGATCAACGGCCCGACGCTGTCGATCGACGAGCCCGAGGGCGCGCTCAACGAGGCGCGGACCAAGGCACTGGCGGCCGGCCGCGCCCGCGCCGAGCTTTACGCCCGTGCACTGAACATGCGCGTCGTGCGGCTGTTGTCGGTGAGCGAAAGCGGCAACCGCGGCTTCCAGCCGCCGGTGCCGGTGATGATGGAAGCGCGCGCGGCGAGCAGTGACGCCTCAACCAAGATCGATCCGGGCGAACAGAAGCTGTCGATCACGCTCGGGATGGTGTTCGAGCTTCAGTAA
- a CDS encoding GlsB/YeaQ/YmgE family stress response membrane protein, whose protein sequence is MMEDYGILAWIVIGGIAGGIAKLLMPGKDPGGCIVTILLGVAGALVAGWLGRLVGWYDAGDQGAGFIAAIVGAFLILLIYRVVAGRRRV, encoded by the coding sequence ATGATGGAAGACTACGGAATTCTCGCCTGGATCGTCATCGGCGGCATCGCCGGCGGCATCGCCAAGCTGCTGATGCCCGGCAAAGATCCGGGCGGCTGCATTGTCACCATCCTGCTGGGTGTTGCGGGTGCGCTTGTGGCGGGATGGCTGGGACGCCTGGTCGGCTGGTATGACGCTGGCGACCAGGGGGCGGGCTTCATCGCCGCCATCGTCGGCGCCTTTCTGATCCTGCTGATCTACCGCGTCGTCGCGGGCCGCCGACGGGTCTAG
- a CDS encoding GlsB/YeaQ/YmgE family stress response membrane protein → MAIIIWLIVGGICGWLASLIMRTDAQQGIILNVIVGIIGAVIAGLLFGVNMNAGVTIESFLYALLGAVILLAIVNLVRRGSVR, encoded by the coding sequence ATGGCAATCATTATCTGGCTGATCGTTGGCGGTATTTGCGGATGGCTCGCGAGCCTAATCATGCGCACCGACGCTCAGCAGGGAATCATCCTCAACGTGATCGTCGGAATCATCGGTGCCGTGATTGCCGGACTGCTGTTCGGCGTGAACATGAACGCTGGGGTCACGATCGAAAGCTTCCTTTACGCCTTGCTTGGCGCCGTGATCCTTTTGGCGATCGTCAACTTGGTCCGTCGCGGTTCGGTCCGCTAG
- a CDS encoding alpha/beta fold hydrolase, with protein sequence MKLPILLLIAAALAATPAAAAQPAAPAAKSWATSEGTVVLKDFAFRSGQRLPQLRMRYLTLGQPRRNGRGEIDNAVMVLHGTGGSAEQFLRPQFADELYGPGQPLDIRRYFIILPDNLGHGKSSKPSDGMRMAFPNYDYDDMVEAQRRMLAEGLGIKRLRLIMGTSMGCMHIFVWGQTHPAVADALMPMACMPVEIAGLNRMWRQLAINGIKFDPAWQNGNYGAQPLQGLRTAQSLLVVAGSAPLYFQKEYPTQALASANAEERVASALPQLDANDLIYQLDASRTYNPRPRLEAITAPTTWINSADDFINPRNFGFPAQAVRRMGNATFRLIPETDATRGHSTHTWAKFWKDDLSALLVRTAR encoded by the coding sequence ATGAAACTTCCGATTCTCCTGCTGATTGCCGCCGCGCTCGCGGCAACCCCCGCCGCCGCCGCGCAACCCGCCGCGCCCGCAGCCAAGAGCTGGGCGACGAGCGAAGGCACGGTCGTCCTCAAGGACTTTGCATTCCGTTCGGGCCAGCGCCTGCCGCAGCTTCGCATGCGTTATCTCACGCTGGGTCAGCCGCGGCGCAATGGGCGTGGCGAAATCGACAATGCCGTGATGGTGCTCCACGGCACCGGCGGAAGCGCCGAGCAGTTCCTGCGCCCGCAGTTCGCGGACGAGCTTTACGGGCCGGGTCAGCCACTCGATATCCGCCGCTACTTCATCATCCTCCCCGACAATCTTGGCCACGGGAAATCGTCGAAGCCGTCGGACGGTATGCGGATGGCGTTTCCGAATTATGATTATGACGACATGGTCGAGGCGCAGCGACGCATGCTGGCCGAGGGGCTGGGGATCAAGCGGCTGCGGCTGATCATGGGCACGTCGATGGGCTGCATGCACATCTTCGTCTGGGGACAGACGCACCCCGCCGTCGCCGACGCACTGATGCCGATGGCCTGCATGCCGGTCGAAATCGCCGGTCTCAACCGCATGTGGCGGCAGCTGGCGATCAACGGCATCAAGTTCGATCCGGCGTGGCAGAACGGCAATTACGGCGCGCAGCCGCTGCAGGGCCTGCGGACCGCCCAGTCGCTGCTGGTCGTCGCCGGATCAGCCCCGCTTTACTTCCAGAAGGAATATCCGACGCAGGCGCTGGCCAGTGCGAATGCCGAGGAGCGCGTGGCAAGCGCCCTGCCGCAGCTTGACGCCAACGACCTCATCTACCAGCTCGACGCGTCGCGAACGTACAATCCGCGGCCGCGACTGGAAGCCATCACCGCGCCGACGACGTGGATCAATTCCGCCGACGATTTCATCAACCCGCGCAACTTCGGCTTTCCGGCGCAGGCGGTCAGGCGGATGGGCAATGCGACGTTTCGGCTAATCCCCGAAACCGACGCTACGCGCGGGCACAGCACCCATACATGGGCCAAATTTTGGAAGGACGACCTCAGCGCGCTCCTCGTTCGGACCGCGCGCTAG
- the mnmA gene encoding tRNA 2-thiouridine(34) synthase MnmA — protein MQIDFDLEAPERARIVVAMSGGVDSSVAAALAARTGAEVIGATLQLYDHGEAVKRSGACCAGQDIYDASQVAEQLGIAHYVLDYESRFRSGVIDKFVEEYAHGRTPIPCALCNQGVKFTDLIAFARELGADCLATGHYVRRIVAGGRAELHKGADERRDQSYFLYGTTRDQLDFLRFPLGDLPKPEVRRIAAEVGLEVAAKPDSQDICFVPDGDYAGLVKRIRPETEAPGEIVHVDGRVLGEHRGVVHFTVGQRRGIEVGGQAEPLYVVGIDPAQRRLIVGPRQALAVAAVRVAEWNWLGEDQRDVMLKVRSLARPVPAIRDADGWVRFAAPEYGVAPGQAAVAYDGTRLLGGGWIEETVAADARAAA, from the coding sequence ATGCAGATCGATTTCGACCTCGAAGCGCCCGAGCGCGCGCGCATCGTCGTTGCCATGTCCGGCGGCGTCGACAGCTCGGTCGCGGCCGCGCTCGCCGCGCGCACCGGGGCCGAGGTGATCGGGGCGACGCTCCAGCTTTACGATCATGGCGAAGCGGTGAAGCGCAGCGGTGCCTGCTGCGCCGGGCAGGACATCTACGATGCCAGCCAGGTCGCCGAGCAGCTCGGCATCGCGCATTATGTGCTCGACTACGAAAGCCGCTTTCGCAGCGGGGTGATCGACAAGTTCGTCGAGGAATATGCGCACGGCCGCACGCCGATTCCCTGCGCCTTGTGCAACCAGGGGGTGAAGTTTACCGACCTGATTGCCTTCGCGCGCGAGCTAGGCGCGGATTGCCTGGCGACGGGTCATTATGTGCGGCGGATCGTTGCCGGCGGAAGGGCGGAGCTGCACAAGGGCGCCGACGAGCGTCGCGACCAGAGCTACTTCCTCTACGGCACGACGCGCGACCAGCTCGACTTCCTGCGTTTTCCCCTGGGCGACCTGCCCAAGCCCGAAGTGCGGCGCATCGCCGCCGAGGTCGGGCTGGAGGTCGCGGCCAAGCCCGATAGCCAGGACATCTGCTTCGTCCCCGACGGCGACTACGCCGGCCTGGTCAAGCGCATCCGCCCCGAGACCGAGGCGCCGGGCGAGATCGTCCATGTCGACGGGCGGGTGCTGGGCGAGCATCGCGGGGTGGTCCATTTCACCGTCGGGCAGCGGCGCGGGATCGAAGTCGGCGGGCAGGCCGAGCCGCTCTACGTGGTCGGGATCGACCCGGCGCAGCGCCGGCTGATCGTCGGCCCGCGGCAGGCGCTCGCCGTGGCCGCGGTGCGCGTCGCCGAGTGGAATTGGCTGGGCGAGGACCAGCGGGACGTGATGCTCAAGGTTCGCTCACTCGCGCGGCCCGTGCCGGCGATTCGGGATGCCGACGGCTGGGTGCGCTTTGCCGCGCCCGAATATGGCGTCGCGCCCGGTCAGGCGGCGGTTGCTTACGACGGGACGCGGCTGCTCGGCGGCGGCTGGATCGAGGAAACGGTCGCTGCCGACGCGCGCGCCGCGGCCTAA
- a CDS encoding APC family permease: MNDTPPRLERRIGLGGAVMLSFNGAVGAAIFALPATLAADFGAFSPWLFPLIAIGAMLVIWPFSRSVAAFPESGGPATYGRAFGRFAGFELGWIFYVARAAAFAANANVLIAYLGRWVPAVEQGVIRASILAVVTLGLAIANLVGVERALRLLAGLTLLKALPLLIAALAALVLFAPIPAPGAPPALSEFEAGALLVFYAFVGFENLVVPAGETKQPATTLPRAILLSILVTTTLYFLVQLAFVTMFPTGGADADAPLIDLGRRLAGPAGAAILMVAAISSLGGNLHGIMAAVPRVTSAMGERGDLPAWFARVQRKYQTPANSILFFALFAGTLAVSGSFVWLAVVSTLARMIIYAVTIAALPRAPGKPRVTAGHWAIGAAGILVCVWAAAQADAKAWLTLGILSVAGVLLYALATFARGKTP; the protein is encoded by the coding sequence TTGAACGACACGCCGCCGCGCCTGGAGCGCCGCATCGGGCTCGGCGGCGCGGTGATGCTGTCGTTCAACGGCGCGGTCGGCGCGGCCATTTTTGCGCTGCCGGCGACGCTTGCGGCAGACTTCGGCGCCTTTTCGCCTTGGCTGTTTCCGCTGATCGCGATCGGGGCCATGCTGGTCATCTGGCCCTTTTCGCGCAGCGTCGCCGCCTTTCCGGAAAGCGGCGGCCCCGCGACCTACGGACGTGCCTTCGGACGATTCGCGGGGTTCGAGCTGGGCTGGATTTTCTACGTCGCGCGCGCCGCCGCCTTTGCCGCCAACGCCAATGTCCTCATCGCCTATCTCGGCCGCTGGGTGCCCGCGGTTGAGCAGGGCGTCATTCGCGCTTCCATCCTTGCCGTCGTCACGCTCGGCTTGGCCATCGCCAACCTCGTCGGGGTCGAGCGCGCGCTGCGCCTGCTCGCCGGGCTGACCTTGCTCAAGGCGCTGCCGCTGCTCATCGCGGCGCTGGCGGCGCTGGTGCTGTTCGCGCCGATCCCCGCGCCGGGCGCCCCGCCCGCCCTGTCCGAGTTCGAGGCCGGCGCCCTGCTCGTCTTCTACGCGTTCGTCGGATTCGAAAATCTCGTCGTTCCGGCGGGTGAGACCAAGCAGCCTGCGACGACGCTCCCGCGTGCGATCCTGCTGTCGATCCTCGTTACGACCACGCTCTACTTCCTCGTCCAGCTCGCCTTCGTCACCATGTTCCCCACTGGCGGCGCGGATGCCGATGCGCCGCTGATCGACCTCGGCCGCCGCCTCGCCGGTCCAGCCGGCGCGGCAATCCTGATGGTCGCCGCCATCTCTTCGCTCGGCGGCAATCTGCACGGCATTATGGCCGCAGTCCCGCGAGTCACCTCGGCAATGGGCGAGCGCGGCGACCTCCCCGCCTGGTTCGCCCGCGTGCAGCGCAAATATCAGACGCCCGCCAACTCGATCCTGTTCTTCGCCTTGTTTGCCGGCACGCTCGCGGTCAGCGGCAGCTTCGTCTGGTTGGCGGTGGTGAGCACGCTGGCGCGGATGATCATCTATGCCGTGACCATCGCCGCTTTGCCTCGTGCGCCGGGCAAGCCGCGCGTGACGGCGGGACATTGGGCGATCGGTGCGGCCGGCATCCTGGTTTGCGTCTGGGCCGCCGCGCAGGCCGACGCCAAGGCATGGCTGACGCTCGGCATTCTGTCTGTCGCAGGCGTGCTGCTCTACGCCCTGGCCACATTCGCGCGAGGCAAGACGCCATGA
- a CDS encoding PhzF family phenazine biosynthesis protein: MTSLPFFQVDAFVEGPLSGNPAAVMPLDRWLDDDLMQAVAAENNLSETAFTVASEADDADYELRWFTPEREVGMCGHATMASGHILITGKQVRFATRKAGVLTVRRAGEGLELDLPAWHPQPARDDAVLEALGVSGETFRADGAEAVLIVMLDSEEAVRAVAPAYAALRKIDALVIVTAPGDEQDIASRVFAANVGIDEDPVTGAAHAALVPFWAERLGRKRFTALQASKRRGLLDCRLEGDRVVLGGRCHTVIVGQFQL; the protein is encoded by the coding sequence ATGACCAGCCTGCCCTTCTTCCAGGTCGACGCCTTCGTTGAGGGCCCGCTGAGCGGCAATCCGGCGGCGGTCATGCCGCTCGACCGCTGGCTCGACGACGATCTGATGCAGGCGGTCGCGGCCGAGAATAACCTCAGCGAAACCGCCTTCACCGTCGCCAGCGAGGCCGACGACGCAGATTATGAGCTGCGCTGGTTCACGCCCGAGCGCGAGGTCGGGATGTGCGGCCACGCGACGATGGCCAGCGGGCACATCCTGATCACCGGAAAACAGGTCCGCTTCGCGACGCGCAAGGCGGGCGTGCTCACCGTCCGCCGCGCCGGCGAGGGGCTCGAGCTCGATTTGCCTGCCTGGCATCCGCAGCCGGCGCGCGACGATGCCGTGCTCGAGGCGCTCGGCGTTAGCGGCGAAACCTTCCGCGCGGACGGCGCCGAGGCTGTGCTCATCGTCATGCTCGATAGCGAAGAGGCGGTCCGCGCGGTCGCGCCCGCCTACGCCGCGCTGCGCAAGATCGACGCCCTCGTCATCGTCACCGCGCCGGGCGACGAGCAGGACATCGCCAGCCGTGTCTTCGCCGCCAATGTCGGGATCGACGAGGATCCAGTGACCGGCGCCGCACATGCCGCGCTCGTGCCCTTCTGGGCCGAGCGGCTGGGGCGCAAGCGCTTCACCGCGCTCCAGGCGAGCAAGCGCCGCGGCCTGCTCGACTGCCGGCTGGAGGGGGATCGGGTGGTGCTTGGCGGGCGCTGCCACACGGTCATCGTCGGGCAGTTCCAGCTTTGA
- a CDS encoding DUF1153 domain-containing protein, giving the protein MLENQKIRPAQVIGPLGEPLTLDSLPPVGTTRWVVRRKAEVVAAVAGGLLTVDEACKRYTLSLEEFTSWQRAVDRSGMPGLRVTRIKHYRDQYEKQQRY; this is encoded by the coding sequence ATGCTCGAGAACCAGAAGATTCGACCGGCCCAGGTCATCGGACCTCTCGGCGAGCCGCTGACGCTGGACAGCCTGCCGCCGGTTGGAACGACGCGCTGGGTCGTGCGTCGCAAGGCCGAGGTCGTGGCCGCGGTTGCGGGCGGTCTTCTTACCGTCGACGAAGCCTGCAAGCGCTATACCTTGAGCCTCGAGGAATTCACCAGCTGGCAGCGGGCGGTCGACCGCAGCGGCATGCCGGGCCTGCGCGTCACGCGGATCAAGCACTATCGCGACCAATACGAGAAGCAGCAGCGCTACTAG